Proteins from a single region of Bradyrhizobium diazoefficiens:
- a CDS encoding MATE family efflux transporter — MSTAKPLWKSFLRFLAPLMLSNALQSLFGTVSNVYLGQMIGVDALAAVSTFFPVFFFLFAFVMGLSTGATVLIGQAFGAGEHGKIKIVEGTTLAVGLLLSISVGLVGGLFSRQLMMALATPADILDAASAYARIMLLTMPLGFIFLLMTAMIRGVGDAVTPLLALALSTAIGLILTPMLIHGVFGLPATGITSPAWAAATSNAVTLLVLAAYLRRKKHALAPDAALLNHLRLNRAVLGQILGIGLPSAIGMVVMAIAELVLLGLVNGFGSEATAAYGAVNQVMGYTQFTAMSISIAVSILGAQAIGGGDRARLDGIVRTGLAFNLVLTGGLVASIYLVPRAVLGIFITDGAVLDLAKELLTIALWSSLPFGMATVFSGAMRAAGVALTPMLLSIFAIVAIELPSAVILSRAIGVEGVWAAYPIVFCAMFVLQMGYYLLVWRKRTVRRLV; from the coding sequence ATGTCTACCGCCAAGCCACTCTGGAAAAGCTTCCTGCGCTTTCTCGCGCCGTTGATGCTGAGCAACGCGCTGCAATCGTTGTTCGGCACCGTCAGCAACGTCTATCTCGGCCAGATGATCGGCGTCGACGCACTGGCGGCGGTTTCGACCTTCTTTCCGGTATTCTTCTTCCTGTTCGCCTTCGTCATGGGCCTGAGCACCGGCGCCACAGTGCTGATCGGCCAGGCCTTCGGCGCGGGCGAACACGGCAAGATCAAGATCGTCGAGGGCACGACGCTCGCGGTTGGCTTGCTGCTATCGATATCAGTGGGATTGGTCGGGGGCCTATTCAGCCGGCAATTGATGATGGCGCTCGCCACGCCCGCGGATATTCTCGACGCGGCCAGCGCCTATGCCCGCATCATGCTGCTGACGATGCCGCTCGGCTTCATCTTCCTGCTGATGACGGCGATGATCCGCGGCGTCGGCGATGCCGTGACTCCATTGCTGGCGCTGGCGCTATCGACAGCGATCGGCCTCATCCTGACGCCGATGTTGATCCATGGCGTGTTCGGATTGCCCGCCACCGGCATTACCAGCCCGGCCTGGGCCGCTGCAACTTCCAACGCAGTGACGTTGCTCGTGTTGGCCGCTTATCTGCGGCGGAAGAAGCACGCATTGGCCCCGGACGCCGCGCTGCTGAATCATCTGCGGCTCAACCGCGCCGTGCTCGGACAAATACTCGGCATCGGACTGCCGAGCGCGATCGGCATGGTCGTGATGGCGATCGCCGAACTGGTACTGCTCGGTCTCGTCAACGGCTTCGGCTCGGAAGCCACCGCCGCCTACGGCGCGGTCAATCAGGTGATGGGCTATACGCAATTCACGGCGATGTCGATTTCCATCGCGGTCTCGATTCTCGGCGCGCAGGCCATCGGCGGCGGCGACCGGGCACGGCTGGACGGCATCGTGCGCACCGGCCTCGCATTCAACCTCGTCCTGACCGGCGGGCTGGTGGCGTCGATTTATCTGGTGCCACGCGCCGTGCTTGGCATCTTCATCACCGACGGCGCCGTGCTCGACCTGGCGAAGGAGCTACTCACCATCGCGCTATGGAGCTCGCTGCCGTTCGGCATGGCGACGGTGTTCTCAGGCGCGATGCGTGCCGCCGGCGTTGCGCTGACGCCGATGCTGCTGTCGATCTTCGCGATCGTCGCGATCGAGCTGCCGTCGGCGGTGATCCTGAGCCGCGCGATCGGCGTCGAGGGCGTATGGGCCGCCTATCCGATCGTGTTCTGCGCCATGTTCGTTTTGCAGATGGGCTATTACCTGCTGGTGTGGCGCAAGCGGACGGTCCGGCGTCTGGTCTAA
- the panE gene encoding 2-dehydropantoate 2-reductase, producing the protein MRILVVGAGAIGGYFGGRLLQAGRDVTFLVRPRRASELASAGLVIKSPNGDVTLKNPSTVQADAIKDKFDVVLLSCKAFDLDDAITSFAAAVGPNTAIIPMLNGMKHLDTLDAKFGKEHVLGGLCAIAATLNEKREVVQLQPMQSINYGERDGELSERVKAIDEAFRSGINGATASLHIMQDMWEKWVFLSSLAASTSLMRTSVGNILAAPGGRDFLLGMLDETSAIATASGYPPGGPFFERVKGNLTAEGSPMTASMFRDIKAGLPVEADHVIGDLIARADVAKVPVPKLRIAYTHLKAYEKQRAG; encoded by the coding sequence ATGCGTATCCTCGTGGTCGGCGCCGGCGCCATCGGCGGCTATTTTGGCGGCAGGCTGTTGCAGGCTGGCCGCGACGTCACCTTCCTGGTCCGGCCGCGCCGCGCCAGCGAGCTTGCGAGCGCCGGCCTCGTCATCAAGAGCCCGAATGGCGACGTCACCTTGAAGAATCCGTCGACGGTGCAGGCCGACGCGATCAAGGACAAGTTCGACGTCGTGCTGCTCAGCTGCAAGGCGTTCGACCTTGATGACGCCATCACCTCGTTCGCCGCAGCGGTCGGGCCGAACACCGCGATCATCCCGATGCTAAACGGCATGAAGCATCTCGACACGCTCGATGCCAAATTCGGCAAGGAGCACGTGCTCGGCGGCCTCTGCGCCATCGCCGCGACCTTGAACGAGAAGCGCGAGGTGGTGCAGCTCCAGCCGATGCAGTCGATCAATTACGGCGAGCGCGACGGCGAATTGTCGGAGCGCGTCAAGGCGATCGACGAGGCCTTCAGGAGCGGCATCAATGGCGCCACCGCCAGCCTCCACATCATGCAGGACATGTGGGAGAAGTGGGTGTTCCTCTCTTCGCTCGCGGCATCGACCAGTCTAATGCGGACTTCCGTCGGCAACATCCTCGCCGCTCCGGGCGGCCGGGACTTTTTGCTCGGCATGCTCGATGAGACCAGCGCGATCGCCACCGCATCCGGCTATCCGCCGGGCGGCCCGTTCTTCGAACGCGTCAAAGGCAACCTCACCGCCGAGGGCTCGCCGATGACGGCCTCGATGTTCCGCGACATCAAGGCGGGACTGCCTGTCGAGGCCGATCACGTGATCGGCGACCTCATCGCGCGCGCCGATGTCGCCAAGGTGCCGGTGCCAAAGCTGCGCATCGCCTACACGCATCTGAAGGCTTATGAGAAGCAGCGGGCGGGGTAG
- a CDS encoding 2-hydroxychromene-2-carboxylate isomerase, with protein MTRTAPQFLFDFGSPNAYLSHLAIPAIEQRIGVKFEYVPILLGGIFKSTNNRSPAETLAGIKNKREFQQVETDRFIKRFKVQPYVWNPHFPVNTLNLMRTAIAAQLEGVFETYVDAAFHHMWREPKKMDDPEVATKALAFSGLDAQKLFARAQEPEVKGKLIKNTEEAVARGAFGSPTFFVGNEMFFGKEQLREVEEMVLEK; from the coding sequence TTGACCCGCACAGCCCCGCAATTCCTGTTCGATTTCGGCAGCCCGAACGCCTATCTCAGCCATCTGGCGATCCCCGCAATCGAACAGCGCATCGGCGTCAAGTTCGAATATGTGCCGATCCTGCTCGGCGGCATCTTCAAATCGACCAACAACAGATCGCCAGCCGAGACGCTCGCCGGCATCAAGAACAAGCGCGAATTCCAGCAGGTCGAGACCGATCGCTTCATCAAGCGCTTCAAGGTTCAGCCCTACGTCTGGAATCCGCACTTCCCCGTCAACACGCTAAATCTGATGCGCACTGCGATCGCGGCGCAGCTGGAGGGCGTGTTCGAGACATATGTCGACGCCGCCTTCCATCACATGTGGCGCGAGCCGAAGAAGATGGACGATCCTGAAGTCGCGACGAAGGCGCTGGCGTTTTCGGGACTCGATGCCCAAAAGCTGTTCGCCCGCGCGCAGGAGCCCGAGGTGAAGGGTAAGCTGATCAAGAACACCGAGGAGGCGGTGGCGCGGGGCGCGTTCGGCTCGCCGACCTTCTTCGTCGGCAACGAGATGTTTTTCGGCAAGGAGCAGCTGCGCGAGGTCGAGGAGATGGTGCTGGAGAAGTGA